Proteins co-encoded in one Dendropsophus ebraccatus isolate aDenEbr1 chromosome 9, aDenEbr1.pat, whole genome shotgun sequence genomic window:
- the LOC138802132 gene encoding gamma-crystallin-1-like: MGKIIFYEDRNFQGRSYECNSECSDLSSYFRRCNSIRVDSGNWILYEHPNYRGHQYYLHRGEYPDFQQWMGYNDSIRSVYFFKQHQGSFRIRIYEKEEFRGQMMDFHDDCPHVYERFRHHDIYSCQVYDGYWMFYEEPNYRGRQFYLRPGEYRRYTDWGATSPRIGSFRRLQHYN, encoded by the exons ATGGGAAAG ATTATCTTTTATGAGGACAGGAATTTCCAGGGCCGCTCTTATGAGTGTAACTCTGAATGCTCCGACTTGTCCTCATACTTCAGACGGTGTAACTCTATTCGTGTAGATAGTGGAAACTGGATCCTGTATGAACATCCCAACTACAGAGGACACCAGTACTATCTCCATAGAGGAGAATATCCTGACTTCCAGCAGTGGATGGGTTATAATGACTCCATTAGGTCTG TATATTTCTTCAAACAGCATCAAGGATCATTCAGAATCAGAATTTATGAGAAAGAAGAGTTCAGAGGTCAGATGATGGATTTCCATGATGACTGTCCTCATGTGTATGAGAGATTCCGCCACCATGATATCTATTCTTGCCAAGTATATGATGGATATTGGATGTTTTATGAAGAACCCAATTATAGAGGACGTCAGTTTTATCTGAGACCTGGAGAGTACAGAAGATACACTGATTGGGGAGCCACAAGCCCCAGAATTGGTTCTTTTAGACGTCTTCAGCATTATAATTAA
- the LOC138801055 gene encoding gamma-crystallin-3-like isoform X2, translating to MEKMMKRKELRSEKTSPIIFYEDRNFQGRSYECNSECPDLSSYFRRCNSIRVESGNWILYEHPNYRGHQYFLHRGEYPDFQQWMGYNDSIRSCRISPQHQGSFRITLYEKEDFRGQMMEFSEDCPHVYERFRYNDIHSCQVHDGYWMFYEEPNFRGRQYYLRPGQYRRFTEWGASNPRIGSLRRVHHFY from the exons ATTATTTTCTACGAGGACAGAAACTTCCAGGGTCGCTCTTATGAGTGTAACTCTGAATGCCCAGATTTATCTTCATACTTTAGACGCTGCAACTCTATCCGTGTAGAAAGTGGAAACTGGATCTTGTATGAACACCCCAACTACAGAGGACACCAATACTTTCTCCATAGAGGAGAGTATCCTGACTTCCAGCAATGGATGGGTTATAATGACTCCATTAGATCTTGTCGCATAAGCCCTCAG CATCAGGGCTCATTTAGAATAACCCTCTACGAGAAAGAAGATTTCAGAGGTCAGATGATGGAGTTCAGTGAAGATTGTCCTCATGTCTATGAGAGATTCCGCTACAATGACATCCATTCTTGCCAAGTGCATGATGGATATTGGATGTTCTATGAGGAGCCCAACTTCAGGGGACGCCAGTATTACCTGAGACCTGGACAGTATAGAAGATTTACCGAATGGGGAGCTTCTAATCCCAGAATTGGCTCTCTAAGGCGTGTGCATCATTTCTACTAA
- the LOC138801026 gene encoding chemerin-like receptor 1, producing MESTTLSVSLENAYYVEEYFPSKNNVQYSNRTSIRYRDVCFTMIYSLFCLLGVMGNGLVIWVGIFKMRKTVTVLWFLSLALADFTFLLLCPLMYVQMFFGYKKPDIVCRVIDFSLYLNMGVSGLQITVISVDRCICVVFSVWCQNHKRPKPAYTIVLIIWMISSAWSVVAIRYSKAADINGRNVCIVDINESSYARKTILQFVLSFLLPFIIIVFCYIVMVWRVKRRNNTVSYLPLRTIGAVVLVFFACWFPSHLFFLILIFGTSVSISYVDDSVYLFTILLVILNSCINPILYVFIGRDFKEKLFGSFQAKLEKAFIDTHRSGLVKQEKSMPHRNFET from the coding sequence ATGGAAAGTACAACACTGTCTGTTTCCTTGGAAAATGCTTATTATGTTGAGGAGTACTTTCCATCCAAAAACAATGTACAATACAGCAATCGCACATCCATAAGATATAGAGATGTATGCTTCACAATGATCTACTCGCTGTTCTGTTTACTGGGAGTCATGGGAAATGGTCTTGTAATCTGGGTTGggatttttaaaatgagaaagaCGGTCACAGTGTTGTGGTTTCTTAGCTTGGCCCTAGCTGATTTCACGTTTTTATTGCTGTGCCCCTTGATGTATGTACAAATGTTTTTTGGGTATAAAAAACCCGACATTGTGTGTAGGGTAATTGATTTTTCATTGTACCTCAACATGGGAGTCAGTGGTCTCCAGATTACAGTGATCAGTGTAGATCGATGTATCTGTGTAGTGTTTTCAGTATGGTGTCAAAACCACAAGAGGCCGAAACCGGCTTATACCATTGTTCTGATAATATGGATGATATCTTCTGCTTGGTCTGTGGTTGCTATAAGGTATTCAAAAGCAGCTGATATTAATGGTAGAAATGTATGTATAGTTGATATAAATGAGTCCAGTTATGCAAGGAAGACAATTTTACAATTTGTGCTCTCTTTTCTCTTACCTTTTATCATTATTGTTTTTTGTTACATTGTGATGGTTTGGCGAGTTAAAAGGAGAAACAACACTGTGTCTTATCTACCTCTAAGGACTATTGGAGCTGTAGTGCTGGTCTTCTTTGCCTGTTGGTTCCCCAGTCATCTATTTTTTCTTATCCTTATATTTGGGACAAGCGTATCAATTTCTTATGTAGATGATTCTGTATATTTATTCACCATACTCCTTGTCATCCTTAATAGTTGTATTAACCCTATCCTCTATGTTTTTATCGGTCGAGATTTTAAAGAAAAGTTGTTTGGCTCCTTCCAGGCTAAGTTGGAAAAAGCATTTATAGATACTCACAGGTCAGGCCTCGTGAAACAGGAAAAGTCTATGCCACATCGAAACTTTGAAACTTAG